A stretch of the Sorangium aterium genome encodes the following:
- a CDS encoding HTH domain-containing protein — MTFTDAAAEVLRLIGRPLHYKEITDIAIEKNLLSHVGKSPEVTMGARLAATLKKDTADNPLVRVKPGVFALREWDEKTIKSGLDGKKAKRGGKPEAAKARKDEEQPTLFDAGADDAAEESELGAPAELEAESGAVEVEGGAASEAAQAAPAIDDEDEDDEDVVAGATSAAGLNGVDIAAAREPVPSPTPSSPRAASAYVDEEEGELDDAEPPGPDEAMRAEAVAGAAELFDEEDDDDQPILGGEDRAAPGSSGEQGEGRRRRRRRRRGRGTAEANPSTGGLPSYVATPVFEARRENGREPPRSDRTERFDRPERGERTDRAERTDRTERTDRVERTDRAERIDRADRPDSFGAEPVYRGPQVIELTGGEGHALDDLAGRDLADAVAGILSTFDRNAGAVSLRQIAETAQRRGRLAGDVQLVQSQVAAAVRADNARRTAAGQRPRFRFAGGRIALTDWLLPGDLARLEQEALAAVERYRDAARRAFVRKLSELPGHAFVEICVLALERIGIGQLRAVRRAGAPGGESHFSGALRTAGDEIKLALVIRRDGREVGRERVTELRGSLHHYGPATAGWILTAGQMLSGAREEAAIVGTAPISLFDGLAVARLCEDNDVAVLRARLPVAIPDVDLLEALRAS; from the coding sequence ATGACGTTCACGGATGCAGCCGCCGAGGTGCTTCGCCTCATCGGTAGACCGCTTCACTATAAAGAGATCACCGATATCGCGATCGAGAAGAACCTCCTTAGCCACGTTGGAAAGAGCCCAGAGGTGACGATGGGCGCCCGCCTGGCGGCGACGTTGAAGAAGGACACGGCGGACAACCCCCTGGTGCGCGTGAAGCCGGGCGTGTTCGCGCTGCGCGAGTGGGACGAGAAGACCATCAAGTCCGGGCTCGACGGCAAGAAGGCGAAGCGCGGCGGCAAGCCCGAGGCGGCCAAGGCGCGCAAGGACGAGGAGCAGCCGACCCTGTTCGATGCGGGCGCCGACGACGCGGCGGAAGAGAGCGAACTTGGCGCTCCCGCGGAGCTCGAGGCGGAGAGCGGAGCGGTCGAGGTCGAGGGCGGAGCCGCAAGCGAGGCGGCGCAGGCCGCGCCTGCGATCGACGATGAGGACGAGGACGACGAGGACGTCGTGGCCGGCGCGACGAGCGCGGCCGGGCTGAACGGCGTGGACATCGCGGCAGCGCGCGAGCCCGTGCCGTCGCCGACGCCGTCGTCCCCGCGCGCCGCGAGCGCCTACGTCGACGAGGAAGAGGGCGAGCTCGACGACGCGGAGCCGCCGGGCCCGGACGAGGCGATGCGGGCCGAGGCCGTGGCCGGCGCCGCGGAGCTCTTCGACGAAGAGGACGACGACGATCAGCCGATCCTCGGCGGCGAGGACCGCGCGGCGCCCGGCTCGTCGGGCGAGCAGGGCGAGGGCCGCCGCCGCCGCCGCCGGCGCCGCCGCGGCCGCGGGACCGCGGAGGCCAACCCGAGCACCGGCGGGCTGCCTTCCTACGTCGCGACGCCGGTGTTCGAGGCGCGGCGCGAGAACGGCCGCGAGCCGCCGCGCTCCGACCGGACCGAGCGCTTCGATCGCCCCGAGCGAGGCGAGCGCACCGATCGGGCCGAGCGCACCGACCGGACCGAGCGCACCGATCGGGTCGAGCGCACCGATCGGGCCGAGCGCATCGACCGAGCGGACCGCCCCGACAGCTTCGGCGCCGAGCCCGTCTACCGCGGCCCGCAGGTCATCGAGCTCACCGGCGGCGAAGGGCACGCGCTCGACGACCTGGCCGGCCGTGATCTCGCCGATGCGGTCGCCGGCATCCTCTCGACCTTCGATCGAAACGCGGGCGCGGTCTCGCTCCGGCAGATCGCGGAGACGGCGCAGCGCCGCGGCCGCCTCGCCGGCGACGTGCAGCTCGTGCAGTCCCAGGTCGCGGCCGCCGTGCGCGCCGACAACGCGCGCCGCACCGCCGCCGGGCAGCGGCCTCGCTTCCGCTTCGCCGGCGGCAGGATCGCGCTGACGGACTGGCTGCTGCCGGGCGACCTCGCGCGGCTGGAGCAGGAGGCGCTCGCCGCGGTGGAGCGTTACCGCGATGCCGCGCGGCGCGCCTTCGTGCGCAAGCTCTCCGAGCTCCCGGGCCATGCCTTCGTCGAGATCTGTGTCCTCGCCCTCGAGCGCATCGGCATCGGCCAGCTGCGCGCGGTGCGCCGCGCCGGGGCGCCGGGCGGCGAGAGCCACTTCTCCGGCGCGCTCCGCACGGCGGGTGACGAGATCAAGCTCGCGCTGGTCATCCGGCGGGACGGCCGCGAGGTCGGCCGCGAGCGGGTCACCGAGCTGCGCGGCTCGCTCCACCACTACGGCCCCGCCACCGCCGGCTGGATCCTGACCGCCGGTCAGATGCTCTCCGGTGCGCGCGAGGAGGCCGCGATCGTGGGGACCGCGCCCATCTCCCTCTTCGACGGGCTCGCGGTGGCTCGCCTCTGCGAGGACAACGACGTCGCCGTGCTCCGCGCCCGCCTCCCGGTCGCGATCCCCGACGTCGATCTGCTCGAGGCGCTCCGGGCGTCCTGA
- the alaS gene encoding alanine--tRNA ligase, with protein MSIATPASSDLLRRTFLEFFAQRGHEIVPSAPLVPQNDPTLMFVNAGMVQFKDVFTGKDRRPYQRATSSQKCIRISGKHNDLENVGVTARHQTFFEMLGNFSFGDYFKEDAIAFAWELLTKVYDISPSRLVVTIYNGEGGFPADDEAAAIWRKVTGFGDDRILRLGLADNFWTMGDVGPCGPCSEIHFFHGKEPDVARFGEEPRIDGTGWTEIWNNVFMQYERVEKDGPLVPLPAPSIDTGMGLERLASVLQGVTSNYDTDLLRGLVDKAAELSGKPYTGGSADDDVSMRVIADHARTAAFLIAEGVMPERQRREYVLRRVMRRAIRHGHRLGIDRPFLHEVALEVVRRMGETYPELRDRRELIARVTEDEEVRFRSTLKRGMKILDERFDEMRSSGERTLPSAAAADLYTTYGFPLDLTQVICAESNFGVDVQGAEAIIKGAGEADGPIDPTAAVDPAHREARAKLAQPVVFTGYEHEEGDSEIVAIVRVEVQGEGDRARKVRALVERAEAGATVEIVVRETPFYAESGGQVGDVGEVTADGARVEVKDTQKPLAGLVVHEGVVSEGAIAVGQRVHLAVDHAARSATRRNHSATHVLHWALRKVLGEHAQQKGSRVGPDVLRFDFTQNRPLTREEISRIEDLVNEKVLTNAKVTTEILPMDEARRRGAMAIFEEKYGDTVRMLTMTPEVVELCGGTHACALGDIGLFKITSEGGVAAGVRRILASTGLNALAYTRGVEAELARARQVAKAQGGDLAEKIGKIVAHERELEKKVTELERRILEGAGPAQGGGGGIDAMLDGAREIGGIKVLARRVPDGTNPGALRDLAEKLRDKLGDRSAVLLGAVVGDKAQLAVMLSKSATERLKAGELIKPIARIVGGSGGGRPDMAQAGGTDVAQLDAAIAALYAEVERTLAS; from the coding sequence ATGTCCATCGCAACGCCTGCCAGCTCCGACCTGCTCCGCCGCACATTCCTCGAGTTCTTCGCCCAGCGCGGGCACGAGATCGTCCCGAGCGCGCCGCTCGTGCCCCAGAACGATCCGACGCTGATGTTCGTGAACGCGGGCATGGTGCAGTTCAAGGACGTCTTCACGGGCAAGGACAGGCGCCCGTACCAGCGCGCCACCTCGAGCCAGAAGTGCATCCGGATCAGCGGCAAGCACAACGATCTCGAGAACGTCGGCGTCACCGCGCGCCACCAGACGTTCTTCGAGATGCTCGGCAACTTCAGCTTTGGCGACTACTTCAAGGAAGACGCGATCGCCTTCGCCTGGGAGCTCCTGACGAAGGTCTACGATATCTCGCCGTCGCGGCTCGTGGTCACCATCTACAACGGCGAGGGGGGCTTCCCGGCCGACGATGAAGCCGCGGCGATCTGGCGCAAGGTCACGGGCTTCGGCGACGACCGGATCCTCCGGCTCGGCCTGGCCGACAACTTCTGGACGATGGGCGACGTCGGCCCGTGCGGCCCCTGCTCGGAGATCCACTTCTTCCACGGGAAGGAGCCCGACGTCGCGCGCTTCGGCGAGGAGCCGCGCATCGACGGCACGGGCTGGACCGAGATCTGGAACAACGTGTTCATGCAGTACGAGCGCGTCGAGAAGGACGGCCCGCTCGTGCCGCTGCCGGCGCCGAGCATCGACACGGGCATGGGCCTGGAGCGGCTCGCGAGCGTGCTCCAGGGCGTGACCTCGAACTACGACACGGACCTGCTCCGCGGGCTCGTCGACAAGGCGGCCGAGCTCAGCGGCAAGCCGTACACGGGGGGCAGCGCCGACGACGACGTGTCGATGCGGGTCATCGCGGATCACGCACGGACAGCCGCGTTCCTGATCGCCGAGGGGGTGATGCCCGAGCGGCAGCGGCGCGAGTACGTGCTCCGCCGGGTGATGCGCCGCGCGATCCGCCACGGGCACCGGCTCGGGATCGATCGGCCGTTCCTGCACGAGGTCGCGCTCGAGGTGGTCCGGCGGATGGGCGAGACGTACCCCGAGCTCCGCGACCGGCGAGAGCTCATCGCCCGCGTCACCGAGGACGAGGAGGTCCGCTTCCGCTCCACGCTGAAGCGCGGGATGAAGATCCTCGATGAGCGCTTCGACGAGATGCGCTCGTCCGGCGAGCGGACGCTCCCGTCCGCCGCCGCGGCCGATCTCTACACCACCTATGGCTTCCCGCTCGATCTGACCCAGGTCATCTGCGCCGAGTCGAACTTCGGCGTCGACGTCCAGGGGGCCGAGGCGATCATCAAGGGCGCCGGCGAGGCGGACGGCCCGATCGATCCGACCGCCGCGGTGGACCCGGCGCACCGCGAGGCCCGCGCCAAGCTCGCGCAGCCGGTGGTGTTCACGGGCTACGAGCACGAGGAGGGCGACAGCGAGATCGTCGCGATCGTCCGGGTTGAGGTCCAGGGCGAAGGCGACCGGGCGCGCAAGGTCCGCGCGCTCGTCGAGCGCGCGGAGGCCGGGGCGACGGTCGAGATCGTCGTGCGCGAGACGCCGTTCTACGCCGAGTCGGGCGGCCAGGTGGGCGACGTCGGCGAGGTGACGGCGGACGGGGCGCGCGTCGAGGTGAAGGACACGCAGAAGCCGCTCGCCGGGCTGGTCGTTCACGAGGGCGTGGTCAGCGAGGGGGCGATCGCCGTGGGGCAGCGCGTCCACCTGGCGGTGGACCACGCGGCGCGGTCGGCGACGCGGCGCAACCACTCGGCCACGCACGTCCTGCACTGGGCGCTGCGCAAGGTGCTCGGCGAGCACGCGCAGCAGAAGGGCTCGCGGGTCGGCCCGGACGTCCTCCGCTTCGACTTCACGCAGAACCGGCCCCTCACCCGCGAGGAGATCTCGCGGATCGAGGATCTGGTGAACGAGAAGGTCCTGACGAACGCGAAGGTGACGACCGAGATCCTGCCGATGGACGAGGCGCGGCGGCGGGGCGCGATGGCGATCTTCGAGGAGAAGTACGGCGACACGGTGCGGATGCTCACGATGACGCCCGAGGTGGTGGAGCTCTGCGGCGGCACGCACGCGTGCGCGCTGGGGGACATCGGGCTGTTCAAGATCACGAGCGAGGGCGGCGTGGCCGCGGGCGTGCGGCGGATCCTCGCGTCGACGGGGCTGAACGCGCTCGCGTACACGCGGGGCGTCGAGGCCGAGCTCGCCCGGGCGCGCCAGGTCGCGAAGGCGCAGGGCGGCGATCTCGCCGAGAAGATCGGGAAGATCGTGGCGCACGAGCGGGAGCTCGAGAAGAAGGTCACCGAGCTCGAGCGGCGGATCCTGGAGGGGGCGGGCCCCGCGCAGGGCGGCGGCGGCGGCATCGACGCGATGCTGGACGGCGCCCGGGAGATCGGCGGGATCAAGGTGCTCGCGCGCCGGGTGCCGGACGGCACCAACCCCGGCGCGCTGCGCGATCTCGCGGAGAAGCTGCGCGACAAGCTCGGCGATCGCTCGGCGGTGCTGCTCGGCGCGGTCGTGGGCGACAAGGCGCAGCTCGCCGTGATGCTCTCGAAGTCGGCGACCGAGCGGCTCAAGGCCGGCGAGCTCATCAAGCCGATCGCCCGCATCGTGGGCGGCTCCGGCGGCGGCCGCCCGGACATGGCGCAGGCCGGCGGGACCGACGTGGCGCAGCTCGACGCGGCGATCGCGGCGCTCTACGCCGAGGTCGAGCGGACTCTCGCCTCGTAG
- a CDS encoding HEAT repeat domain-containing protein, giving the protein MVRRLFIAMFLAASMVLGSTALSVAQDADTSAFRDIAVGKDYRLRVAAALSLSRSKSPGARPALEKALRDPHPAVRASAAAALGAMGNPAAVPALKAALNLEPAPNLKRPIEAAIEKLSRSSSKARFLVSLGKFENRSGVKDAKLGSQLRQQTRNRVAQFADIEIVADGTDVAAEGKSRKLPAFTLDGSVIHLSKRHGAEGVGFAAKVEYVIREMPSQTLKGSMTGSAQALAEAKRAQGLRELAQLQSDAVAGAIESALQRAPLALEAASGSSVVASGR; this is encoded by the coding sequence ATGGTTCGTCGTCTCTTCATTGCGATGTTCTTGGCGGCGTCGATGGTGCTCGGGTCGACCGCCCTGTCCGTCGCCCAGGACGCAGACACGTCCGCTTTCCGCGACATCGCGGTCGGCAAGGACTACCGGCTCCGTGTCGCGGCGGCGCTGTCGCTCAGCAGGTCGAAGAGCCCCGGCGCGCGGCCTGCCCTCGAGAAGGCGCTCAGGGACCCGCACCCGGCGGTGCGCGCGTCGGCCGCGGCGGCGCTCGGCGCGATGGGCAACCCCGCGGCGGTCCCGGCGCTCAAGGCGGCGCTCAACCTCGAGCCTGCCCCGAACCTCAAGCGCCCGATCGAGGCCGCCATCGAGAAGCTGTCGCGCTCGTCGTCCAAGGCGCGCTTCCTTGTCAGCCTCGGCAAGTTCGAGAACCGCTCCGGCGTGAAGGACGCGAAGCTCGGATCGCAGCTGAGGCAGCAGACGCGCAACCGCGTGGCGCAGTTCGCCGACATCGAGATCGTGGCCGACGGCACGGACGTGGCCGCTGAAGGCAAGAGCCGCAAGCTGCCGGCCTTCACGCTGGACGGCTCGGTCATCCACCTGAGCAAGCGCCATGGGGCGGAGGGGGTCGGCTTCGCCGCGAAGGTCGAGTACGTGATCCGCGAGATGCCGAGCCAGACGCTGAAGGGCTCGATGACCGGCTCGGCCCAGGCGCTCGCCGAGGCGAAGCGCGCCCAGGGCCTGAGGGAGCTCGCCCAGCTGCAGAGCGACGCCGTCGCCGGCGCGATCGAGAGCGCGCTCCAGAGGGCTCCGCTCGCCCTCGAGGCCGCCTCGGGCAGCAGCGTCGTCGCCTCCGGCCGCTGA
- a CDS encoding TIGR04551 family protein, whose translation MPISSRSPGTSCRPGTPRRRLRSGLALALVLGASSASAQPARRPAQPPAAPAQPPAGQAGAPAAQPAAPAQPGAAPAAPAQPAAPVQPGAAPAGAETPEPPAAREPLLPPADTAAPSAPQPVAPAASEGPAAAAAAEQPERQAIQAEIGARPSEVYAEDWWSHARPTFEFHGYYRLRWELFNSFALGRIDPRNRALWPQPADNSYKGSVLSLCNPSETTSGGTRSFDACKNDTQAGANMRFRLNPELHISDNLRILTQVDLLDNVVLGSTPEGYANQPAAGGGYQVARRGGYSPLGAFSSTQWAPSAGVNSTKDSISVKRIWGEYMTPVGLLRFGRMPNHWGLGMVANSGDGYDSDYQSTVDRLMFVTGIKKYDIYFAGAWDWANEGATSASLQDLEGQPYDLAQSDDVNQYVFVAVRRKNPELQKLELARGNMVMNGGVYFAYRQQTLANDVTAGDTNAELSASLGQSADNVAAGYVHRGAEMVIPDVWLQLLYKKFRFELEAAMIYGSLDLRGQDESDYANVLSPKDTGWGIRQFGLATQAELTEMEGRLRVHFGFGYASGDDDAPALKPQGTQLGAMDPQNSTDRTYSTFRFHPDYRVDQILFRNILSRVQGAYYFRPGVDWDFARDKNGQRAGLGAAAIWSRASEFLQAPGNSRDLGIELNAQLYFQSKDGTLNDDPDKMGGFYTAVQYGVLFPLGGLGQLRGEDTVQKIDLETAQTVRWYLGILF comes from the coding sequence ATGCCCATCTCGTCGCGGTCTCCGGGTACGTCGTGCCGCCCTGGCACCCCTCGCCGTCGCCTCCGGTCGGGCCTCGCGCTCGCGCTCGTGCTGGGCGCGTCTTCCGCGTCCGCCCAGCCGGCACGCCGGCCGGCCCAGCCGCCGGCGGCCCCAGCGCAGCCGCCCGCCGGGCAGGCGGGCGCCCCCGCTGCGCAGCCCGCCGCTCCGGCCCAGCCCGGTGCAGCGCCCGCCGCGCCGGCCCAGCCCGCCGCGCCGGTCCAGCCCGGCGCCGCGCCGGCCGGCGCCGAGACGCCCGAACCCCCGGCGGCGCGCGAGCCGCTCCTGCCGCCGGCCGACACGGCCGCTCCCTCCGCGCCGCAGCCGGTCGCGCCGGCCGCCTCGGAGGGGCCCGCAGCCGCTGCGGCGGCCGAGCAGCCCGAGCGGCAGGCGATCCAGGCCGAGATCGGCGCCCGGCCCAGCGAGGTCTACGCCGAGGACTGGTGGTCCCACGCGCGACCGACGTTCGAGTTCCACGGCTACTACCGGCTCCGTTGGGAGCTCTTCAACAGCTTCGCCCTCGGCCGCATCGACCCGCGCAATCGCGCGCTCTGGCCGCAGCCGGCCGACAACTCCTACAAGGGGAGCGTGCTCTCGCTCTGCAACCCGAGCGAGACCACGAGCGGCGGCACCCGCTCGTTCGACGCATGCAAGAACGATACCCAGGCCGGCGCGAACATGCGTTTCCGGCTCAACCCCGAGCTGCACATCAGCGACAACCTGCGCATCCTCACGCAGGTCGATCTCCTCGACAACGTGGTGCTCGGCTCGACCCCGGAGGGCTACGCGAACCAGCCGGCGGCGGGCGGCGGCTACCAGGTCGCCCGCCGGGGCGGCTACTCGCCGCTCGGGGCCTTCTCCAGCACCCAGTGGGCGCCCAGCGCCGGCGTCAACTCGACGAAAGACTCGATCTCCGTCAAGCGGATCTGGGGAGAGTACATGACCCCCGTCGGTCTCCTCCGCTTCGGCCGCATGCCGAACCACTGGGGCCTCGGTATGGTGGCGAACAGCGGTGATGGGTACGACTCCGACTACCAGTCGACCGTCGACCGGCTGATGTTCGTCACGGGCATCAAGAAATACGACATCTACTTCGCCGGCGCGTGGGACTGGGCCAACGAGGGCGCGACGAGCGCCTCGCTCCAGGACCTCGAGGGCCAGCCGTACGACCTCGCCCAGTCCGATGACGTCAATCAGTACGTGTTCGTCGCCGTCCGCCGCAAGAATCCCGAGCTCCAGAAGCTCGAGCTCGCCCGCGGCAACATGGTCATGAACGGCGGCGTCTACTTCGCTTACCGGCAGCAGACGCTGGCGAACGACGTCACCGCCGGCGACACGAACGCCGAGCTGTCCGCGTCGCTCGGCCAGAGCGCCGACAACGTCGCGGCGGGGTACGTGCATCGGGGTGCGGAGATGGTCATCCCCGACGTGTGGCTCCAGCTCCTTTACAAGAAGTTCCGCTTCGAGCTCGAGGCGGCGATGATCTATGGATCCCTCGACCTGCGCGGGCAGGACGAGAGCGATTATGCGAACGTCCTCTCGCCGAAGGACACAGGCTGGGGCATCCGGCAGTTCGGGCTCGCCACGCAGGCCGAGCTCACCGAGATGGAGGGCCGGCTGCGCGTCCACTTCGGCTTCGGGTACGCGAGCGGCGACGACGACGCGCCCGCCCTCAAGCCGCAGGGGACGCAGCTCGGGGCCATGGATCCCCAGAACTCGACCGATCGTACCTACTCGACATTCCGCTTCCACCCCGATTACCGGGTCGACCAGATCCTCTTCAGGAACATCCTCTCTCGGGTCCAGGGGGCGTATTATTTCCGCCCTGGCGTCGACTGGGACTTCGCCCGCGACAAGAACGGCCAGCGCGCCGGCCTCGGCGCCGCGGCCATCTGGAGCCGCGCCTCCGAGTTCCTCCAGGCTCCCGGCAACTCCCGGGATCTCGGCATCGAGCTGAACGCGCAGCTGTACTTCCAGTCCAAGGACGGGACGCTCAACGACGACCCCGACAAGATGGGCGGCTTCTACACGGCGGTGCAGTACGGCGTGCTGTTTCCTCTCGGCGGGCTCGGCCAGCTCAGGGGTGAAGACACGGTCCAGAAGATCGATCTCGAGACCGCACAGACGGTGCGCTGGTATCTCGGTATCCTCTTCTGA
- a CDS encoding OmpA family protein, whose product MNRTLIALPLALSSLLAAGCGHSEQEWKSQLDKYNQLQNRSQKREAELEKELADAKQRVEELEKKLADQGADISKMSSTLEDREKALAEYKARAKQLEAIQARFDLLRKKLEELVKLGLEVQVRRNRMVISLPGDVLFDSGKDTLSKDGQQILKKISDVIRGDKSLVDRDYQVAGHTDSQPYKSGPFQDNWGLSLMRARAVLLFLIGKEGQLPTRHWSAAGFADTDPIASNNTPAGKQKNRRCDLIVLPDVDEMLDLTKLATK is encoded by the coding sequence ATGAACCGGACACTCATTGCACTACCCCTCGCGCTGTCGTCGCTGCTCGCCGCGGGCTGCGGCCACTCCGAGCAGGAGTGGAAGTCGCAGCTCGACAAGTACAACCAGCTCCAGAACCGGAGCCAGAAGAGGGAGGCCGAGCTCGAGAAGGAGCTCGCCGACGCGAAGCAGCGCGTCGAGGAGCTCGAGAAGAAGCTCGCGGACCAGGGCGCCGACATCTCGAAGATGAGCTCGACGCTGGAGGACCGCGAGAAGGCGCTGGCCGAGTACAAGGCGCGCGCGAAGCAGCTCGAGGCGATCCAGGCGCGGTTCGACCTGCTCCGGAAGAAGCTCGAGGAGCTCGTCAAGCTCGGCCTGGAGGTCCAGGTCCGCAGGAACCGGATGGTCATCTCGCTGCCCGGAGACGTCCTGTTCGACTCGGGCAAGGACACGCTGAGCAAGGACGGCCAGCAGATCCTGAAGAAGATCTCGGACGTCATCCGGGGCGACAAGTCGCTCGTGGACCGCGACTACCAGGTCGCCGGGCACACCGACAGCCAGCCGTACAAGAGCGGCCCGTTCCAGGACAACTGGGGGCTGTCGCTGATGCGCGCCCGGGCCGTGCTGCTGTTCTTGATCGGCAAGGAGGGCCAGCTGCCGACGAGGCACTGGAGCGCGGCAGGGTTCGCGGACACGGACCCCATCGCGAGCAACAACACGCCGGCCGGCAAGCAGAAGAACCGCCGGTGCGACCTGATCGTGCTCCCGGACGTCGACGAAATGCTCGACCTGACGAAGCTCGCCACGAAGTAA